One genomic window of Jatrophihabitans sp. includes the following:
- a CDS encoding DUF6229 family protein: MITSSDSLIAAWRTSAEDNPAGPLFSTPFAEADLTSSDPLMSSCSWCSASRTAQCC; encoded by the coding sequence ATGATCACCAGTTCCGACTCGCTCATTGCCGCATGGCGCACCAGCGCCGAGGACAACCCGGCCGGTCCGCTGTTCTCCACCCCGTTCGCCGAAGCCGACCTGACGAGCTCGGACCCGCTTATGAGCTCGTGCTCGTGGTGTTCGGCCTCCCGCACTGCCCAGTGCTGTTGA
- a CDS encoding type 2 lanthipeptide synthetase LanM family protein has protein sequence METEEGDFDSSFRCLIDPALTELAVELQHVTLLGAGERQAVLAGASASITDAVRRKVSRLLLLELNAARVTGSLQAPDSAGRWSEFLERSAHRGFWDSLTPHYPTLLPRLEAVIGGRLSAAAELARRFAANRSRLGTLVPQAGELSKVSFGEGDSHRGGRSVVMLELQGRRLIYKPRSLGVDSAIATFLSRLFDSTPAMDRIRVPEVILCGTYGFSEFVEHRYCESAAELRTYYTRLGHWLALARLFGTTDLHAENLIASGPTPVVIDCETLFTPNQAFKPAGMGDALDQAAVMLTGTVLQSGLLPNRGVGLGWRGVDISAAGALPGQQPMMHAPTIVDAGTDLARLAMAPVPEPVALNHPSSSPDLDVYWPNVLEGFDELTDRLLALDKSGWLQSSFAAFNDVDIRAVLRSTEAYAELGRMLWHPVSLHDETTAVAKAVELLAKQSETILSAPSDRAVIAAEVAELLEGDIPFFATTPGTGWLRGPRNTSWGEPRDVLAETLDRWRSADQQVEHELIQSSLVCAYINDGFMPSKTPMSVERPVTDALDGRRRRLTADILGRLVATALRGKDGTATWIAPVMNQTGWSVQPMSMDGYSGAPGIAVLMAGYLREVAAGRALPVAGLPDLLAATIASMRAADDFKHTSQQSGYRTRPEPPGLYVGLHSQIWCWSLLAELGAVDPAESSHRSARAAELLPEALAEAADSDLLGGRAGAVIGSLRMAALTSESRWLELAITAGEQLVELALLESGLARWRSPLWPAGLGGFGHGATGIGWSLARLSQATGRNDFAALAEAAFAFEQTLWDPVEGSWRDVREETGVGMAWCHGATGIGLASADLIERGFGDTAQHLETVRRAASACWTRGMGWNHTLCHGDLGCWELLNSALKLGAAPAGLDSLAVSAYIIGSLEKYGPASGLARAAFCPGLMPGLGGVAYQLLRMGPRSELPSLLVPS, from the coding sequence GTGGAAACCGAGGAGGGTGACTTCGACTCCAGCTTTCGCTGCCTCATCGACCCGGCACTCACTGAGTTGGCCGTCGAGCTGCAGCACGTCACCCTCCTCGGCGCCGGTGAGCGGCAGGCGGTGCTGGCCGGCGCCTCGGCATCGATCACCGACGCGGTGCGCCGCAAGGTCAGCCGGTTGCTGCTGCTGGAACTCAATGCCGCCCGAGTCACCGGCAGCCTGCAGGCGCCGGACAGCGCGGGTCGCTGGTCTGAGTTCCTCGAACGATCCGCGCACCGGGGCTTCTGGGACTCACTCACCCCGCACTACCCCACGCTGCTCCCCCGGCTGGAGGCCGTGATCGGCGGGCGGCTCTCGGCGGCGGCAGAGCTCGCGCGTCGCTTCGCCGCCAATCGCAGCCGGCTCGGCACGCTGGTTCCACAGGCCGGTGAGCTCAGCAAGGTGAGCTTCGGCGAGGGTGACAGCCATCGGGGTGGTCGTTCGGTGGTGATGCTGGAATTGCAGGGTCGGCGGTTGATCTACAAGCCTCGATCACTGGGAGTCGACTCGGCCATCGCCACTTTCCTGAGCCGGTTGTTCGACTCGACCCCGGCTATGGACCGGATCCGGGTCCCCGAGGTGATCCTGTGCGGCACGTACGGATTCTCGGAATTCGTCGAACATCGCTACTGCGAATCAGCCGCCGAGCTTCGCACCTACTACACGCGTCTGGGGCACTGGCTCGCGCTTGCCAGGCTCTTCGGCACCACCGATCTGCACGCCGAGAACCTGATCGCGTCCGGTCCGACGCCAGTGGTGATCGACTGTGAAACGCTGTTCACGCCGAACCAGGCCTTCAAGCCGGCCGGGATGGGCGACGCCCTGGATCAGGCAGCGGTCATGTTGACGGGTACCGTGCTGCAGTCCGGACTGCTCCCCAACCGGGGGGTCGGCCTGGGCTGGCGAGGCGTGGACATCTCAGCGGCGGGCGCGTTGCCTGGCCAGCAGCCGATGATGCATGCGCCGACGATCGTCGATGCCGGCACTGATCTGGCACGACTGGCGATGGCGCCGGTGCCGGAGCCGGTCGCGTTGAACCACCCCAGCTCCAGCCCCGACCTCGACGTCTACTGGCCGAACGTCCTGGAGGGCTTCGACGAGCTGACCGACCGGCTGCTTGCCCTGGACAAGTCCGGCTGGCTGCAGTCGTCCTTCGCCGCGTTCAACGATGTCGATATCCGGGCAGTGCTGCGCTCCACCGAGGCCTACGCCGAGCTGGGCCGGATGCTGTGGCACCCGGTGTCCCTGCACGACGAGACCACCGCGGTGGCGAAGGCGGTTGAACTGCTCGCCAAGCAGAGCGAGACGATCCTGTCGGCGCCGAGCGATCGCGCGGTCATCGCCGCTGAGGTAGCCGAGCTGCTCGAAGGTGACATCCCGTTCTTCGCCACCACCCCTGGCACCGGCTGGCTGCGCGGACCGCGCAACACCAGCTGGGGCGAGCCGCGCGACGTGCTGGCCGAAACCCTCGACCGCTGGCGGTCAGCCGATCAGCAGGTCGAGCACGAGCTGATCCAGTCCTCACTGGTCTGCGCCTACATCAACGACGGCTTCATGCCATCCAAGACGCCGATGTCGGTGGAGCGGCCGGTCACCGACGCGCTGGACGGGCGTCGGCGGCGGCTGACCGCTGACATCCTGGGCCGTCTGGTCGCCACTGCCCTACGTGGCAAGGACGGAACGGCAACCTGGATCGCGCCGGTCATGAACCAGACCGGCTGGTCGGTGCAACCGATGAGCATGGATGGCTACTCCGGCGCGCCGGGCATCGCGGTGCTGATGGCCGGCTACCTGCGGGAGGTGGCTGCTGGCCGGGCGCTGCCGGTCGCCGGCCTGCCGGACCTGCTGGCGGCCACCATTGCCAGCATGCGAGCAGCTGATGACTTCAAACACACCAGCCAGCAGTCGGGATACCGCACCAGGCCCGAGCCGCCAGGCCTTTACGTCGGGCTGCACTCCCAGATCTGGTGCTGGTCCCTGCTGGCCGAGTTGGGGGCCGTCGATCCGGCTGAGTCCAGCCACCGTTCAGCCAGGGCCGCCGAGCTGCTGCCCGAGGCGCTCGCCGAAGCTGCTGATTCCGACCTGCTCGGCGGCCGGGCCGGCGCTGTCATCGGATCGCTTCGGATGGCTGCTCTGACATCGGAAAGCCGGTGGCTCGAGCTCGCGATCACCGCCGGCGAGCAACTCGTCGAGCTGGCCCTGCTGGAGAGCGGCCTGGCTCGCTGGCGCTCCCCGCTGTGGCCGGCCGGGCTCGGCGGCTTCGGGCATGGCGCCACCGGCATCGGCTGGTCACTGGCCCGGCTCAGCCAGGCCACCGGGCGTAACGACTTCGCCGCTCTGGCCGAAGCGGCGTTCGCCTTCGAACAGACCCTGTGGGATCCGGTCGAGGGCAGCTGGCGGGACGTGCGCGAGGAGACGGGCGTCGGGATGGCGTGGTGCCACGGCGCCACTGGCATCGGGCTGGCCTCGGCCGATCTGATCGAGCGCGGCTTCGGCGACACGGCTCAGCACCTGGAGACCGTCCGGCGAGCCGCCAGCGCGTGCTGGACGCGCGGAATGGGCTGGAACCACACTCTCTGCCACGGCGACCTCGGTTGCTGGGAGTTGCTGAACAGCGCCTTGAAGCTGGGCGCGGCCCCGGCCGGTCTGGACTCACTCGCAGTGTCGGCCTACATCATCGGCAGCTTGGAGAAGTACGGTCCGGCCAGTGGCCTGGCCCGGGCTGCCTTCTGTCCAGGCCTGATGCCTGGGCTCGGCGGGGTGGCCTATCAGCTGCTCCGGATGGGCCCGCGATCGGAACTGCCGTCACTCCTGGTCCCTAGCTGA
- a CDS encoding ABC transporter ATP-binding protein yields MADVAPPYWALDTGADTAPRLAAMVRELPRSTRPILAMVFRAAPGAAVSILVLQLLAGVVSAFGLLTTTAVLDRLLTAGPTSERVAAATPALIAVAVIYSAWGGLEAAVGLAKARVGPAVRRLSAMRLMEASVGVELAAFDDDGFYDRLHRARDRGLLHLDRSVTSLVELIAAAVGMLAAASTLLILHPLLVAVLVLSVVPEAWSVLRAARLGYLGRLRMTTLSRRMWMLGELLTDRAAATELRSYQAEPFVLAEYRQVTETLRAEETRIETAQARSRALGRALAGAGTAATFVMLGLLLHAGWIPLAVAGGSAIAIRVATSALGRVVVAVNQLFEQGLFVGDYQDFLTTAGRRIPRRDGTPVTADPQRIDLDRVSFSYPGGRPGTEAISDVSLCVDAGRTIALVGENGSGKSTLAKLIAGLYAPTSGEIRWDGRPLTELDRSGVADRIVMVSQSPLRWPHTARVNVRLGRHDRHDPDDALLRQAAEQARADEVVAVLSNGWQTLLSREFRDGQELSGGQWQRMAIARGLFRDAPVLICDEPTAPLDARAERAVYDALRRLADGRTILLITHRLASVQHADLICVLHRGSIVERGTHPELLARGGHYAELYNLQQELLRSGLAASAAGSIEGESPS; encoded by the coding sequence ATGGCAGACGTCGCACCCCCGTACTGGGCGCTGGACACCGGCGCCGACACCGCGCCACGCCTGGCTGCCATGGTGCGCGAACTGCCACGCTCGACCCGTCCAATCCTGGCGATGGTGTTCCGGGCAGCGCCGGGTGCGGCGGTGAGCATCCTGGTGTTGCAGCTGCTGGCCGGGGTGGTGTCGGCCTTCGGGCTGCTGACCACGACTGCCGTGCTGGACCGGCTGCTGACCGCCGGCCCCACCTCCGAGCGGGTCGCGGCAGCCACGCCGGCGCTGATCGCGGTGGCAGTCATCTACAGCGCCTGGGGCGGGCTGGAGGCCGCGGTGGGGTTGGCCAAGGCCCGGGTGGGGCCGGCTGTGCGCAGGCTGTCCGCGATGAGGCTGATGGAGGCCTCGGTGGGGGTCGAGCTGGCCGCCTTCGACGACGACGGCTTCTATGACCGGCTGCACCGGGCGCGTGACCGGGGCCTGCTGCACCTGGACCGCTCGGTCACCAGCCTGGTCGAACTGATCGCGGCCGCGGTGGGGATGCTCGCCGCCGCCAGCACCCTGCTGATCCTGCACCCGCTGCTGGTCGCGGTGCTGGTGCTCAGTGTCGTGCCCGAAGCATGGTCGGTGCTGCGCGCCGCCCGGCTGGGGTACCTGGGCAGGCTTCGGATGACCACCCTCAGCCGCCGGATGTGGATGCTGGGTGAGCTGCTCACCGACCGCGCCGCGGCCACCGAGCTGCGGTCCTATCAGGCCGAGCCGTTCGTCCTCGCCGAGTACCGGCAGGTCACCGAGACATTGCGTGCCGAGGAGACGCGGATCGAGACGGCCCAGGCGCGGTCCCGCGCGCTGGGCCGGGCGCTGGCCGGCGCCGGCACCGCGGCCACCTTCGTGATGTTGGGGTTGCTGCTGCACGCCGGCTGGATCCCGTTAGCGGTGGCAGGCGGTTCGGCGATCGCGATCCGGGTGGCCACCAGCGCGCTCGGCCGGGTGGTGGTCGCGGTGAATCAGCTGTTCGAGCAAGGCCTGTTCGTCGGTGACTACCAGGACTTCCTCACCACCGCAGGCCGGCGCATCCCACGCCGGGACGGCACCCCGGTGACCGCCGACCCTCAACGGATCGACCTCGACCGGGTCAGCTTCAGCTATCCGGGCGGTCGTCCCGGCACTGAGGCGATCTCGGATGTCAGCTTGTGCGTCGACGCCGGACGGACGATCGCCCTGGTGGGTGAGAACGGCTCGGGCAAGAGCACGCTCGCCAAGCTGATCGCGGGCCTGTACGCGCCTACCTCGGGCGAGATCCGCTGGGATGGCAGGCCGCTGACCGAGCTCGACAGGTCCGGTGTCGCCGACCGGATCGTGATGGTCTCCCAAAGCCCGCTGCGGTGGCCGCACACCGCACGCGTCAATGTCCGGCTCGGCCGCCACGATCGGCACGATCCGGACGACGCGTTGCTTCGCCAAGCGGCTGAGCAGGCCCGTGCCGACGAGGTGGTGGCCGTCCTGTCCAACGGCTGGCAGACCCTGCTGTCCAGGGAGTTCCGGGACGGCCAGGAGCTCTCCGGCGGCCAGTGGCAGCGGATGGCGATCGCGCGCGGCTTGTTCCGGGACGCCCCGGTGCTGATCTGCGACGAACCGACGGCCCCGCTGGACGCCCGGGCCGAGCGTGCGGTCTATGACGCGCTGCGCAGGCTCGCCGACGGCCGGACGATCTTGTTGATCACGCACCGGCTAGCCAGCGTGCAGCATGCCGATCTGATCTGCGTGCTGCACCGGGGCAGCATTGTCGAGCGGGGCACTCATCCCGAATTGCTGGCCCGCGGCGGCCATTACGCTGAGCTGTATAACTTGCAGCAGGAGTTGCTGCGCTCTGGCCTGGCCGCCTCAGCAGCCGGCAGCATTGAGGGTGAGAGCCCTAGCTGA
- a CDS encoding DUF2993 domain-containing protein has product MRPARPARSRSLLRGLLVFALVLAVLVVAADRIGLLVAERQIASKVQSSQNLSNRPSVDIEGFPFLTQVLANHYPAVRLQAQDMAVGDRDRKVRLADLDAHLRDLRTIERFSGATAETASGTALLTYQELSRALGVELGYAGGGRVQASSSVEVLGQKITGTASAEVGIKGGDELTFSSIRVGVPQAGIAVPEQLTDQFSSIFANKLSLRGLPFHLQIQNLVATADGVRISATARGLTLS; this is encoded by the coding sequence GTGAGGCCAGCGCGGCCTGCCAGGTCGAGATCGCTCCTGCGTGGCCTGCTCGTCTTCGCCCTCGTCCTGGCGGTGCTGGTCGTCGCGGCTGACCGGATCGGCCTGCTGGTGGCAGAACGGCAGATCGCTTCCAAGGTGCAGTCGTCCCAGAACCTGAGCAACCGGCCTTCGGTCGACATCGAAGGCTTTCCCTTCTTGACCCAGGTGCTGGCCAATCACTACCCCGCCGTGCGGCTGCAGGCTCAGGACATGGCGGTCGGTGACCGCGACCGCAAGGTCCGGTTGGCCGATCTCGATGCCCACCTGCGTGACCTGCGCACCATCGAGAGGTTCTCCGGCGCGACCGCTGAGACGGCCAGCGGCACCGCGCTGCTGACCTATCAGGAGCTGTCCCGGGCCCTCGGTGTCGAGCTCGGCTACGCCGGCGGCGGCCGGGTGCAGGCCAGCAGCTCGGTCGAGGTGCTGGGGCAGAAGATCACCGGCACCGCCAGCGCCGAGGTGGGCATCAAGGGCGGTGACGAGCTGACCTTCTCCTCGATCCGGGTCGGGGTGCCGCAGGCCGGCATCGCGGTGCCCGAGCAGCTCACCGACCAGTTCAGCTCGATCTTCGCCAACAAGCTGTCACTGCGCGGCCTGCCCTTCCACCTGCAGATCCAGAACCTGGTCGCCACCGCTGACGGCGTCCGGATCTCGGCGACGGCCCGCGGCCTGACGCTCAGCTAG
- a CDS encoding VOC family protein, translating to MGAGLDGDARKAAVREHAHRLVAAGATLVAERDEAMSWWIVLTDPEGNEFCLQ from the coding sequence GTGGGCGCCGGGCTGGACGGCGACGCGCGCAAGGCAGCCGTTCGCGAGCATGCGCACCGCCTGGTGGCTGCAGGCGCCACACTGGTGGCCGAGCGCGATGAAGCCATGAGCTGGTGGATAGTCCTCACTGATCCGGAAGGCAACGAATTTTGTCTGCAGTGA
- the uvrB gene encoding excinuclease ABC subunit UvrB: MRVDSDIIPSSGKFEVISDFTPSGDQPTAIAELEKRIRAGEKDVVLLGATGTGKSATTAWLIERLQRPALIMAPNKTLAAQLANELREMLPNNAVEYFVSYYDYYQPEAYVPQTDTYIEKDSAINSEVERLRHSATMSLLTRRDVVVVATVSCIYGLGTPQEYVDRAVRLRVGQQIEREKILRGLVGVLYARNDIAFTRGTFRVRGDTVEVFPVYEELAIRVEMFGDEIERLYYLHPLTGEVIREVDEVFIFPATHYAAGPDKMERAIAGIEKELEQRLEELNNQNKLLEAQRLKMRTSYDVEMMRQVGFCSGIENYSLHIDGRQPGSAPNCLLDYFPEDFLLVIDESHVTVPQTGGMYEGDMSRKRTLVDHGFRLPSAMDNRPLKFEEFVERIGQTVYLSATPGNYELGRTGGEFVEQVIRPTGLVDPEVVVKPTKGQIDDLVHEIRVRAEKNERVLVTTLTKKMSEDLTDYLLELGVRVRYLHSEVDTLRRVELLRELRMGEYDVLVGINLLREGLDLPEVSLVSILDADKEGFLRSGTSLIQTIGRAARNVSGQVHMYADKITRSMAQAIDETNRRRAIQVAYNTEHGIDPQPLRRRIADITDMLVRESEDTEELLATGGSGRSQSRGKSPTPGRSGRGAGAVGVVGVGAHADGKLDVATLPRAELADLIQQLNEQMMGAARELQFEVAARLRDEISELKKELRGMDAAGVR; the protein is encoded by the coding sequence CCCTGATCATGGCGCCGAACAAGACGCTGGCCGCCCAGCTGGCCAACGAGCTGCGCGAGATGCTGCCCAACAACGCCGTGGAGTACTTCGTCAGCTACTACGACTACTACCAGCCAGAGGCCTACGTCCCGCAGACCGACACCTACATCGAGAAGGACTCGGCGATCAACTCCGAGGTCGAGCGGTTACGGCACTCGGCGACCATGTCGCTGCTGACCCGCCGGGACGTGGTGGTGGTGGCCACCGTCTCCTGCATCTACGGCCTGGGCACCCCGCAGGAGTACGTCGACCGGGCGGTCCGGCTGCGGGTGGGCCAGCAGATCGAGCGCGAGAAGATCCTGCGAGGTCTGGTCGGGGTGCTCTACGCCCGCAACGACATCGCCTTCACCCGCGGCACCTTCCGGGTCCGCGGTGACACCGTCGAGGTGTTCCCGGTCTATGAGGAGCTGGCGATCCGGGTCGAGATGTTCGGCGACGAGATCGAGCGGCTCTACTACCTGCACCCGCTGACCGGTGAGGTGATCCGCGAGGTCGACGAGGTCTTCATCTTCCCGGCGACCCACTACGCCGCCGGCCCCGACAAGATGGAACGGGCGATCGCGGGCATCGAGAAGGAGCTGGAACAGCGCCTGGAGGAGCTGAACAACCAGAACAAGCTGCTCGAGGCCCAGCGGTTGAAGATGCGCACCAGTTACGACGTCGAGATGATGCGCCAGGTCGGCTTCTGCTCGGGCATCGAGAACTACTCGCTGCACATCGACGGCCGCCAGCCGGGCAGCGCGCCGAACTGCCTGCTCGACTACTTCCCCGAAGACTTCCTGCTGGTGATCGACGAGTCGCACGTGACGGTGCCGCAGACCGGTGGCATGTACGAGGGCGACATGTCGCGCAAGCGCACCCTGGTCGACCACGGTTTCCGGCTGCCCAGCGCGATGGACAACCGGCCGCTGAAGTTCGAGGAGTTCGTCGAGCGGATCGGCCAGACCGTGTACCTGTCGGCCACCCCCGGCAACTACGAGCTCGGCCGCACCGGCGGCGAGTTCGTCGAGCAGGTGATCCGGCCGACCGGGCTGGTCGATCCCGAGGTGGTGGTCAAGCCCACCAAGGGCCAGATCGATGACCTGGTGCACGAGATCCGGGTTCGGGCCGAGAAGAACGAGCGGGTGCTGGTCACCACCCTGACCAAGAAGATGTCCGAGGACCTGACCGACTACCTGCTTGAACTCGGGGTCCGGGTGCGCTACCTGCACTCCGAGGTCGACACCCTGCGCCGGGTCGAGCTGCTGCGTGAGCTGCGGATGGGCGAGTACGACGTCCTGGTCGGCATCAACCTGCTGCGCGAGGGTCTGGACCTGCCCGAAGTGTCGCTGGTGTCGATCCTCGACGCCGACAAGGAGGGGTTCCTGCGTTCGGGCACCTCGCTCATCCAGACCATCGGCCGAGCGGCGCGCAACGTCTCCGGGCAGGTGCACATGTACGCCGACAAGATCACCCGCTCGATGGCCCAGGCGATCGACGAGACCAACCGGCGCCGGGCGATCCAGGTCGCCTACAACACCGAGCACGGCATCGACCCGCAGCCGCTGCGCAGGCGGATCGCCGACATCACCGACATGCTGGTCCGCGAGTCCGAGGACACCGAGGAGTTGCTGGCGACCGGGGGATCGGGCCGGTCCCAGTCGCGGGGCAAGTCCCCGACACCGGGGCGCTCCGGTCGTGGCGCCGGAGCGGTCGGCGTGGTCGGGGTCGGCGCCCATGCCGACGGCAAGCTCGACGTGGCAACGCTGCCGCGCGCCGAGCTGGCCGACCTGATCCAACAGCTCAACGAGCAGATGATGGGCGCTGCCCGCGAGCTGCAGTTCGAGGTGGCCGCCCGGCTTCGTGACGAGATCAGCGAGCTGAAGAAGGAGCTCCGCGGCATGGACGCAGCCGGCGTCCGGTGA